tatgtttGTTACGGCAAAAGCCGGGTGAAGAAATTTCTTTTCTCCTGTCATTGTTTTGGGTTTTTAGAAGAGGAATCGATGGTTGGATGATACCATCTTGGATTGAGGATAATTTCCTTAGAAAATAATCTTCTCTAGGAATGTGTTTTATATCAAAACAATAATATCTTATGGAAATTACAGGAGTTATGATGGAGATAAATCTCCTTATTCTAAATAAGGTAATGTAGataatatatattttattaagaAGGTTTATCTTGAAACGCATGGACACATGGAAAATGCATCTAGGGTTCATTCATGGATCTCTAATATAACAAGGCATAATGTCAAAGGACTCGATCTCTGTTTGCGTCTAGATAAAACTTTTTTTATTCCTTCGTCTCTTTTTAAATATGAATCGCTGACTAAATTGGAGCTAAGTGCATCCTGTAATATTCACATTCCTAAAAGTTTCTCTTTCCCGAAACCCAAGAGCCTTACGCTTAGTTATATCCGATTTACGGAAGATGATGGCTGGAATGAGCAACACTTTTCTAATTGCCCTGTCCTTGAGAGTTTGTTTTTGGATGATTGCACTTGGTTTGGTTCGAGGAAATTCTGCATTTTAACTCCAGCTCTAAAAGTCTTAGAAATTTATAATTACTCTCCCAAGGAAGACGGTCTACAAGATTATGATCTCAAAATTCATGCACCGGATCTTGAATCTATTGTCTACTGGAATGTTGTGGCTAAGGATTATGACCTGTCCAGCTTTGTAAAACTAGTTAATGCAGATATCTACTTTAGTGTATATGATGGGGAGGAAAGGATAGGTCATGGGGAGGAAAGGAAAGCTGTAAGTAAATTTCTTCGAGCGCTTGCACATGTAAAAAGTCTAATAATTGCTACGGCTGAGCTAGAGGTATTCTTCTTTCCTCGTGATATCTTTATGTTTTTTATGGCCGACCAGACACCCCGAAACTGATTTACACGCTTGTTTTTTACTGCCCTGGGATGAATAGGCTGTCCTCTTTGCAGAAGATTACGTAAACATTCTACCTACATTTAATAATCCAAACAAGTTGGACCTGACTCTTGGACCAGCCTCGGATGAATTAATATTTGCATTGCTCAAAGCAGCACCTAATCTGAAGAAGCTTCGATTCAACTGGGCAAGTGCACAAAACTTAGTTTTATATTTGTGAACCATTTATGCCTTCTGACAAGATTTTTTATGACATTGTCTGGTTATTTTTATTCCAATTCAGGACATTTTtggcgatgatgatgatgatgacaatgACGATACAGTGTataatgaaactgatgacgacttGTTTGGACACCTACAGTCAGTTCTGTTTAGGGGATTTGTGTGGAGGAGAGGGTTGCGATGGGCGAAATTAATTTTGAAAACCGCAAAATCTTTACAGAAAATGACTATTCGTGCTGGCAATTGCTTTCTGAAAGAGAAAGAATTAGTTGAACCAGAGTTACAGAATCTTCCAAGAGCCTCTTTGGAATGTGTGTTGTCTAAAACTTGTGATCGAGTTATTTCCTAGAATCAGCATATGTTGTtcggtttctttttatttatatttAAACTTTTCATCATCCTCAGCAAAGTAAGGTTTGACAGCTTCCATGAATATATCACATAATTGGTATTTCCACCATGAATATACTGCTGTTGCAGCATCAGAAAACTCATAAGATTCAAGAGCTGTGACGGTCTTGGATATGGCTTTGTTCAGGGATGATAGTATCCACTTGCAGCTGAATGGAAGAGAATCCAGATTTAGAGTGCTCGTGGGAGGAACGTTATGGTCTCCGAGTTAGGTCATTGCAAAGCGAATGACATTCCATAGCTTGTTGCACCACTTTCTGTAACCAACAACTCTTTTGATATTCAAATTTATCTTGTCAGACTGGGCTGTATACGACACAAGGGCGAACCGCAGCGCAGCTGCACCGCATTGAGCAATGCCATTTCGAAAGTCTTTCGCTTGTCCCTTTTTGGCATCTACAAGCTCTTTAGGATCCAGGTTACCCTCTTCCATCCTTTTGTGGAGGTTTTCCAAGGTTACCCCGTCTATCACTTCAAACGGATCAATCACATTTCCCAGAGATTTTGACATTTTACGGCCAGATGCATCACGAACCATCGGATGCAGGTAAACCTTTCTGAAAGGCACATCACCACTGAGTTGCATTCCTAGCATAACCATGCGTGGAATGTCATGTCCAGTTTCAAGAACTGAGGTTGGATAAAATGCTCTGAAATCAGCGGTATCATCGGGCCATCCCAGCGCAGATAACGGGAAAATCCCAGAAGAAAACCAGGTATCCAATACATCCGGATCTTGAATAATCTGAAACTGCTTTCCAccaccaaattttattttagcTTCTGATCGCGCTTTCTTTTCATCTTTCCCAGCCACCCAATGATCAGCGTACGCACCATATTCTTTCGGTATGTCATCCTCCAGTGTAACGTACCAAGCTTGAACACGGTGCCCCCAACCACAATTGCCGTGAAATGCACCAATCTTGGCTTTTCTCCAGCCATCTTCTCCACTCAGCTGTATATTTCTTTGGAATGCTTTCAATTTTCTTGCAGTTCTCGTCCACAACAGCATCGAGAGCTTTCTTTGCCATACCATCGCATTTTACATACCATTAGGGTTTCATCATTGGTTCCACAACCTCGTTAGTCCTTGAACAAAGACTAAGCCGCATCGCAGTTTTCATAAAGACCCTTCTGCTTCAGTTCCTCAGCAACAGCTGCGCGAGCTTTAAACCGTGGCATGCCCTCAAAACTTTCCCCGCCGTTGCCATTAATTAATCCGTCATCGGTCAAGATGTTGATAAAATCCAGATTATGACGTTTTCCAACGTCAAAATCATTTTGATCATGAGCTGGTGTAATCTTAACAGCACCTGTCCCTAATTCTGGATCGACAAGTGTTCCGTCGCAAATGATGGGCAGTCTCCTCCCACTGAACGGATGAATTGCATAGTTCCCACGAAGATGACTGTATCTCGTATCCTCGGGATGAACTGCTATACCTGTGTCGCCaagtgtcacatgcccatttaatcgcctaaaattttcatgggatatgaccggcaatgattgtggttcagtgaatcatcttcacccacaatcactcagccttgcatacttacatcaaagtatgcatctgccttcactcataaggctttgcacaacaaaagtcttttcttctttctctctaactcttcatgcccccataaacATAAGAGGTTCTTCCATGCATCAAACCAATTGATCAACTCACACAAATCAGCAACACAATGAACACAAAGATTACTGCAACAAACTCATTTtgttgcactaaaggaagattacaaaactcgtccatcacaaggaccaaaaacaggccattcaccctttTGATGAATGCATAACTCTCTCAAACATGAGACTAACTCTCCTATGTAAGCCTCCTGATTTTTCTCactccttaggactatttatacaacaaactCAATAGCCAAAACCGTGCACAACACTTGCACACGCATGGAACAGCCATGTGTCCCATcaggtagtttccataaccgccagcTTGCTTttccaactgccaccttttgtgttgtcaagcCAACAGATGCCACAcctgttcttggtggttatgaacacTTCTACCAcgcttataaactcctttataacAGTTCTACATCATCACACATCATTGGCACGCTTGTGAAGCTCGTAACTAACTTGCAACCGTCACTTGAGTCGTATTGCACACTTGTTGTACCATACTGGATTCTGTCTTGCCCCAACGTTCAACCCTCTTGGCCCTGCATGCTTATCACTCTAAACTCATGCACGGATAATCCTTATGCTTCAAACATCAAGGCCATctccttaagctcactctagttactcatgcgtcatatgATTCACTTTGCCAACTTGGATGACAATAGTAATGacactcttgcattactaactTGTTTGCACTTGTCCAAGCTTTAGCCCTCCCTGTAACTCATGCATAGACTAATCCTTAGTCTATTCTACATGCTTGCatcgtccttgagtttgggccaactcaattccacggaaatgccaacatgccaactcgcatgttgcatgttgcatcttgcaactttggtTTTGTCTTGCCTTCtacttaatgaagcttcattgtgtcggccaatagctTCATTccttagccaaatgtctttacaaTGAAGTTCTGCACTTGCACTTCATTGGCCTACGAGGTTATGCCATTCTtggcacttgacagtctataccGTATACCGATATTATGGCTTGTGTTGCGCTATTATAGCTTCGCATTGCACCATTACGGCGGagtactgacttggcctgcaactctgtgatgcacaatcattatgctTCACTTGCAGTACCGTAATACCTAGCATCGTCTCCAGTCTAGTTGTGGAAACAACTATTTCACCCAAGTCTTCCTCCAAAGGGTACGCAAAAGATGTCAGTATGCCAAACTCAACTGGAGCATCATAACCAGGAACCTTTAACTCCGTTCTTTCCTTGATGTCCTTGTAATATACTTCAATATCAAATATTGCCGTCCGCAAAGCGCAATCCCAGTGCACAAGCCGGTGACCCCTAAAAATAAGACCATCTTTGAAAAGGCAAACAAAAGCTTCATTCACAGCTTTCGTCCTTTGCTCGTCCAATGTGAAGCACTGACGAGACCAGTCAAGGGAGACACTTAGCCTTCGAAACTGACTTAATATCTCCCCTCCATATTCACCAGTCCACTCCCACGCCATCTCTTCAAATGCTTCACGACCAAACTCATGCCTCGTTATATTTTTCTCACGCATTAACTTTTTGTCCACAACTACCTGTGTCGCTATGCCGGCATGATCCATCCCTGGAACCCAACAGACGTTGTCTCCAGACATTCTCCTCCAGCGGACGTACGTATCCTCAATTGCAGCAGTTAGAGCATGGCAGATATGTAATTTCCCAGTCACATTCGGTGGTGGGAGTAGAATTGTGGTGGCCGGTTTCGTACTGGCAGCATCTGTAGTGAAATAACCTGATTTCTCCCACCATGCATACCACGATTTCTCCACAGCAGCTGGATTATACTTCTTTGCCATTTGATGAGAAAGATGTTTCTTCTCACCGGGATTAGTCGGAGGATCAATGCAGACCTCCTCCTCAGGGTTTTCTTCATCTTTCTTGGCTGCTGCTAATAATTTTTTCTCACTTTTCTTACTAGAAGTTGCAGCGGGTTTCTGTGCTGCTGCTTTCTCTAACGCCTATGATTTCTTAAGTTCTTTCTCTTTCGCCttgtcttctttcttcttcttcctctcaagttCTTGAGCAGTTTCCAGCTTCGGAGTTTCCTTGTTTTCTTCCATGTTGGAAGAAGAATGTATAGGATGTAAGACCATACAAATACCTAATTAATAATACTGATGATTCCTCGAACAAACTTATGTGTTTATTTACAGAGAGAGTCCTaagaaaataaggaaacaaaGATGAATAAGTCCTTGAATATACGCTAGCCTAAAAATAGAATCGGTTTCCAAACCCTAATAACTATGTACTCTATGCCAGGGTGGTAGGGACTCGACTCGACTCGACTCCATTA
Above is a genomic segment from Papaver somniferum cultivar HN1 chromosome 10, ASM357369v1, whole genome shotgun sequence containing:
- the LOC113316614 gene encoding F-box/LRR-repeat protein At4g14096-like, whose translation is MENASRVHSWISNITRHNVKGLDLCLRLDKTFFIPSSLFKYESLTKLELSASCNIHIPKSFSFPKPKSLTLSYIRFTEDDGWNEQHFSNCPVLESLFLDDCTWFGSRKFCILTPALKVLEIYNYSPKEDGLQDYDLKIHAPDLESIVYWNVVAKDYDLSSFVKLVNADIYFSVYDGEERIGHGEERKAVSKFLRALAHVKSLIIATAELEAVLFAEDYVNILPTFNNPNKLDLTLGPASDELIFALLKAAPNLKKLRFNWDIFGDDDDDDNDDTVYNETDDDLFGHLQSVLFRGFVWRRGLRWAKLILKTAKSLQKMTIRAGNCFLKEKELVEPELQNLPRASLECVLSKTCDRVIS